In the genome of Dreissena polymorpha isolate Duluth1 unplaced genomic scaffold, UMN_Dpol_1.0 chrUn034, whole genome shotgun sequence, one region contains:
- the LOC127863766 gene encoding uncharacterized protein LOC127863766, translating into MGQVTHWYYFAILARRLTTYLTTNGYIDTTAQKGGVPGFSGCVEHTSAISQLIREAKVNKSDLTVVWLDLANAYGSIPHKLIESALQYYHIPEHIQGMINAYFSGMKLRFMVGEKMTAWQRLEKGIVTGCTISVVLFVMGMNLIINPANKETRGPKKSTGLHLPTNRGFMDDLTVTTQTHIQARWVLKVLEEAATWARMNFKPKKSRSLVIKRGSVTKRFTLQVQRENIPSIMDSPIKCLGKWFDSSLSDKANVERIRSQLQEGLKQIDKSALPGKFKAWLFQNALLPRLMWPLMLYEIPTSSVECLERKISKHLRRWLGIPPSFTSIGLYGRSNQLQLPLSSLVEEFKVAKTRLVVTLKQSQDSSIRNAGIETRTGRKWSASQAVEQAEKRLQQKDIVGITAVGRQGLGSSKITLWSSAGNMERRRMVQDEVRAAEEEDRRAKAVAMGAQGAWTKWTTTERKLTWADIWSYEPLRIAFLLRSVYDLLPSPSNLHSWGLQDHPKCQLCDKTGTMEHILSSCTTALTQGRYRWRHDSVLQELADKLEHERTKKRPRQKPQMIQFVKEGQKAPKNCSLPVLY; encoded by the coding sequence atgggtcaagttacccactgGTACTACTTCGCCATCTTAGCCAGAAGACTGACAACCTACCTTACCACAAATGGGTACATTGATACGACAGCCCAGAAGGGTGGAGTGCCAGGCTTCTCAGGGTGTGTGGAGCATACCAGTGCAATCAGCCAGCTCATTAGAGAAGCAAAGGTGAACAAATCAGACTTGACTGTAGTATGGCTAGACCTTGCAAACGCCTACGGATCTATTCCACATAAGCTCATCGAATCAGCCCTCCAGTACTACCATATCCCTGAACACATTCAAGGGATGATCAATGCGTACTTCAGTGGAATGAAACTGCGCTTCATGGTTGGCGAGAAGATGACAGCTTGGCAGAGACTGGAGAAGGGAATAGTGACCGGGTGTACCATCTCAGTTGTCCTGTTTGTGATGGGCATGAACCTCATAATCAACcctgcaaacaaagaaacccgCGGGCCTAAGAAATCTACAGGGTTACACCTGCCAACAAACAGAGGCTTCATGGACGATCTAACAGTGACaacacagacacacatacaagCAAGATGGGTACTGAAAGTATTGGAGGAGGCAGCAACCTGGGCTAGAATGAATTTCAAACCCAAGAAGTCCAGAAGTCTGGTCATCAAGCGCGGATCAGTCACAAAACGGTTCACCCTACAAGTCCAAAGGGAAAACATACCATCAATTATGGACAGTCCCATAAAATGCCTGGGCAAGTGGTTTGATTCGAGCCTTAGTGACAAAGCAAACGTAGAGCGCATCAGATCACAGCTCCAGGAAGGGCTGAAACAAATTGACAAATCCGCTTTACCAGGAAAGTTCAAGGCATGGCTCTTCCAGAATGCACTTCTCCCCAGACTGATGTGGCCCCTTATGCTATATGAAATACCGACATCCTCTGTCGAATGCTTGGAGAGAAAGATCAGCAAACACCTGCGCCGATGGCTGGGAATACCACCAAGCTTTACCAGCATCGGATTGTATGGGCGATCGAACCAGCTACAACTCCCGCTATCATCACTAGTGGAGGAGTTCAAAGTTGCAAAGACACGACTGGTAGTGACGCTCAAGCAATCGCAGGACAGTTCAATCCGAAATGCTGGGATTGAAACTAGGACAGGGAGAAAGTGGTCAGCAAGCCAAGCAGTCGAACAGGCCGAGAAAAGACTCCAGCAAAAAGACATTGTCGGCATCACAGCTGTAGGCAGACAGGGGCTAGGCAGCTCCAAGATAACATTATGGAGCTCTGCTGGAAACATGGAAAGGAGGAGAATGGTGCAAGATGAAGTCAGAGCAGCAGAAGAAGAAGACAGAAGAGCGAAAGCTGTGGCTATGGGTGCCCAAGGTGCGTGGACGAAGTGGACAACGACAGAAAGAAAACTGACCTGGGCTGATATTTGGAGCTACGAACCACTGAGGATAGCGTTCCTGCTCAGATCAGTCTATGACCTGCTACCGTCACCCTCAAACCTGCACAGTTGGGGTCTACAGGACCACCCCAAGTGCCAATTGTGTGACAAGACAGGAACCATGGAACATATTCTGTCATCGTGTACCACAGCCCTCACCCAAGGACGCtacaggtggagacacgacaGTGTTCTTCAGGAACTTGCTGACAAGTTGGAGCACGAGAGGACCAAGAAGAGGCCCAGACAGAAACCCCAAATGATTCAGTTCGTGAAGGAAGGACAAAAGGCGCCTAAAAACTGCAGCCTACCAGTTCTGTATTAG